The proteins below come from a single Triticum aestivum cultivar Chinese Spring chromosome 5D, IWGSC CS RefSeq v2.1, whole genome shotgun sequence genomic window:
- the LOC123122241 gene encoding uncharacterized protein isoform X1, with translation MNSSQRKRYRDRDRYLQMTPYQREAYLQRNREYKRMRRECSASCSNTQPTPQQKTTRANKNICMTGKEVVASSNYEKHDSVFTQLGPSSKGKQVADVGGSGTSRPKAGTRFTISPSGIYLSSISSAIWRIYRDARFISPPEAIWRIYSFNLSEMSPPVLQLQVQFLPRIPLYPSEDDILPFKFKRKQFPIRLSFAMTINKAHGQTIPNVGIYLPEPVFSHGQLYVALSRGISRQTTRVLAKPNKDIDPSGKSTKNIVYRDVLV, from the exons ATGAATTCTTCCCAGCGCAAGCGTTACCGTGACCGGGACAGATATCTGCAAATGACTCCATATCAGAGGGAAGCCTATTTGCAAAGGAATCGTGAGTACAAAAGAATGAGGCGTGAGTGCAGCGCAAGTTGTAGCAATACACAACCAACACCCCAGCAGAAAACTACAAGAGCTAATAAGAACATATGCATGACAG GAAAGGAAGTCGTGGCCAGTTCAAACTATGAGAAGCATGATTCAGTATTTACTCAACTGGGGCCTTCATCAAAAGGAAAACAAG TGGCGGATGTTGGTGGTTCTGGCACAAGTCGTCCAAAAGCTGGAACTCGATTCACCATCAGTCCATCTGGCATATATTTATCATCAATATCCTCGGCTATATGGAGGATTTATAGGGATGCAAGGTTTATATCACCTCCAGAGGCTATATGGAGGATTTATTCTTTCAATCTAAGTGAGATGTCACCTCCAGTTTTGCAGTTACAGGTCCAGTTCCTTCCACGAATTCCTCTCTATCCTTCAGAGGATGATATTCTCCCCTTCAAGTTCAAAAGAAAGCAATTTCCAATTCGGCTTAGTTTTGCCATGACAATCAACAAAGCCCACGGTCAAACCATCCCAAATGTTGGCATCTATCTTCCTGAGCCGGTGTTCTCTCATGGCCAACTCTATGTCGCTCTATCTAGAGGGATATCAAGACAAACAACTAGAGTACTTGCAAAGCCAAATAAGGATATTGACCCATCAGGGAAAAGCAC